Proteins encoded in a region of the Paenibacillus sp. E222 genome:
- a CDS encoding TFIIB-type zinc ribbon-containing protein has product MPVIEYKCPNCGSGMLFDSATGALSCPSCGRQDNIEQIPDPLKKQVFTENEVKEYHCNSCGADIVTEPETSATTCSFCGAAVVLSDRLTGDLAPAMVLPFSISKDEAQQAFKKWCRNGLLTPSGFMTADRVKSITGIYVPFWLYELHNKIEVHGRGTKIRTYTQGDYHYTETQHFDIYRRIRLNYVNLPIDASEKMKDELMDKLEPFPYNQLKLFKTPYLAGYIAEKYSYTDEELYPRAKEKTSSYIDSYIASTVSGYNSVSYTDKQIDTTLKNADYVLLPVWMVYYDYNRSQYTFAMNGQTGKVVGKPPISKAKVAGWFAGISAVSLLSLKLVSWMMGGGFL; this is encoded by the coding sequence ATGCCGGTAATCGAGTACAAGTGTCCTAACTGCGGCAGTGGAATGCTTTTTGACAGTGCAACTGGAGCGTTATCCTGCCCCAGCTGCGGACGACAGGATAATATCGAACAGATCCCCGATCCGCTGAAGAAACAGGTATTCACGGAGAATGAGGTCAAGGAGTATCACTGTAACAGCTGCGGCGCGGATATTGTGACTGAGCCGGAGACAAGTGCAACGACATGCAGCTTCTGTGGAGCGGCCGTTGTTCTGAGTGATCGACTGACGGGAGATCTGGCACCGGCCATGGTCTTACCCTTTTCGATCAGTAAGGATGAGGCCCAGCAGGCGTTCAAAAAGTGGTGCAGAAACGGCTTGCTGACTCCTAGCGGCTTCATGACAGCTGACCGGGTCAAGAGCATTACCGGGATTTACGTGCCCTTCTGGTTATATGAGTTACATAACAAAATCGAAGTTCATGGCCGTGGCACAAAAATCAGAACCTACACGCAGGGTGATTATCATTATACGGAAACACAGCATTTTGATATTTACCGGAGAATCCGGCTGAATTATGTGAATCTGCCCATCGATGCTTCGGAGAAAATGAAAGATGAACTGATGGATAAGCTGGAGCCATTTCCGTATAACCAGTTAAAGCTTTTCAAAACCCCGTATCTCGCCGGGTACATTGCGGAAAAATATAGTTATACCGATGAGGAACTGTACCCGCGCGCCAAGGAAAAAACGAGCTCTTATATCGATTCTTATATTGCATCAACCGTTTCAGGCTATAACAGTGTTAGTTACACGGACAAACAGATTGATACTACGTTAAAAAATGCAGACTATGTGCTGCTCCCGGTATGGATGGTTTACTATGACTACAATCGTTCGCAGTATACCTTTGCCATGAATGGTCAGACAGGTAAAGTGGTGGGTAAACCGCCTATTAGCAAAGCTAAAGTTGCCGGATGGTTCGCAGGAATTTCAGCCGTTTCCTTGTTGTCATTGAAACTGGTCTCCTGGATGATGGGAGGTGGATTCCTGTGA
- a CDS encoding ring-cleaving dioxygenase, with the protein MTIQTAGIHHITAFAGDPQANVDFYAGVLGLRLVKKTINFDAPDVYHLYFGDENGSPGTIITFFPSAGSPRGKIGGGQVGITSYVIPPGTIGFWQDRLEQYNIEVTKTNRFNEELLQFEDSEGLRLELVEREEGAASTWVHEGIPADKAIKGFGGAVLFSVNPQRTMDALDKILGFTKVDENEEYVRFRSIGDIGNVVDVPVTRMALGAGGAGTVHHIAWRAKDFAEHEQWREAVQQYGYQPTPVRDRQYFNAIYFREAGGILFEIATDPPGFAKDEPAESLGQKLMLPEWFEPYRAQIEGNLQPIQVRTLEPSHSMMAR; encoded by the coding sequence ATGACAATTCAAACTGCAGGTATTCACCATATTACAGCTTTTGCGGGAGATCCGCAGGCTAATGTCGACTTTTATGCTGGTGTCTTGGGACTTCGGCTTGTGAAAAAAACAATCAACTTCGATGCACCAGACGTTTACCATCTGTACTTTGGGGATGAGAACGGAAGTCCAGGTACCATTATCACATTCTTCCCATCAGCCGGATCACCGCGAGGCAAAATTGGTGGCGGTCAGGTCGGCATCACCTCGTATGTGATTCCGCCTGGGACTATTGGCTTCTGGCAGGATCGGCTGGAACAGTATAACATTGAGGTAACAAAAACCAATCGTTTTAACGAAGAGCTGCTGCAGTTCGAAGACAGCGAGGGCTTGCGTCTTGAACTGGTTGAACGTGAAGAGGGCGCAGCCAGCACCTGGGTGCATGAAGGAATTCCCGCAGACAAAGCCATCAAAGGATTTGGAGGTGCCGTGCTGTTCAGCGTCAATCCGCAGAGAACGATGGATGCGCTGGACAAAATACTCGGATTCACCAAAGTAGATGAAAATGAGGAGTATGTACGATTCCGGTCCATCGGAGATATCGGTAATGTCGTGGATGTTCCTGTCACCCGGATGGCTTTGGGGGCAGGTGGAGCAGGGACGGTCCACCATATTGCGTGGCGTGCCAAAGATTTTGCAGAGCACGAGCAGTGGAGAGAAGCTGTACAACAGTACGGCTATCAGCCAACACCTGTTCGGGACCGTCAATATTTTAACGCAATCTATTTCAGAGAAGCGGGCGGAATCCTGTTCGAAATTGCTACCGATCCTCCTGGATTCGCGAAAGATGAGCCGGCGGAGTCGCTCGGACAGAAACTCATGTTGCCAGAGTGGTTTGAGCCATATCGCGCCCAAATTGAAGGCAATTTGCAGCCGATCCAAGTCAGAACGTTAGAGCCTTCGCATTCTATGATGGCACGTTAA
- a CDS encoding sugar phosphate isomerase/epimerase — MKVGLSTYSLQQALDAKELTVPDAIRYIAEQGGEHVEIVPIGYSLIDQPELIDQIRETAQDVGIDISNYAIGANFVTGEGPDAFENEIAAVMKHVDVAAALGVTRMRHDVAFRPAQEGTVAQFEADLPVLVKACQRIADYAASHGITTSVENHGYYVQSSERVRRLVHETARENFRTTLDIGNFLCVDEDPVSAVKNNIPYASMVHAKDFYWRPSYRNPGEGWFQTAHGNYLRGAIVGHGDIDMPEVFRVLKQSGYDGYISVEFEGMENCKTASRIAMDNVRRFWEEA, encoded by the coding sequence ATGAAAGTAGGACTCAGCACATACAGTCTGCAACAGGCACTGGATGCCAAAGAATTGACTGTACCCGACGCCATCCGTTACATCGCCGAGCAGGGCGGAGAACATGTGGAGATTGTTCCGATCGGGTACAGCCTGATCGACCAGCCAGAATTAATTGACCAGATTCGAGAGACTGCACAAGACGTGGGAATTGATATTTCGAATTACGCAATAGGTGCCAACTTCGTTACAGGAGAAGGCCCGGATGCATTTGAAAATGAGATTGCTGCTGTCATGAAGCATGTGGATGTCGCTGCCGCACTTGGCGTTACGAGAATGCGCCATGATGTTGCGTTTCGTCCTGCACAGGAGGGCACTGTTGCCCAGTTTGAAGCGGACCTGCCTGTTCTGGTGAAGGCCTGTCAGCGAATTGCCGATTACGCAGCGAGTCACGGCATTACCACAAGTGTGGAGAATCATGGTTACTATGTGCAGTCCAGTGAGCGTGTCCGGCGGCTGGTGCATGAGACGGCACGTGAAAACTTCAGGACAACGCTGGATATCGGCAATTTCCTGTGTGTGGATGAAGACCCGGTTAGCGCTGTGAAAAACAACATTCCTTATGCATCCATGGTGCACGCCAAAGATTTCTATTGGAGACCATCCTACCGTAATCCTGGAGAGGGCTGGTTCCAGACCGCACATGGCAATTACCTGCGCGGAGCGATTGTGGGTCACGGGGATATCGACATGCCGGAAGTATTCCGTGTGCTGAAGCAGTCCGGTTATGACGGATATATCTCTGTCGAATTCGAAGGTATGGAAAATTGTAAAACAGCATCCAGAATTGCGATGGATAACGTCCGCCGCTTCTGGGAGGAAGCATAA
- a CDS encoding YgcG family protein → MATLILLVITLVSPLIPMSVVSAADSKNLIYDEANLLNEQEKSELNALANEYGAERQTDFVILTTNNTENQDVQLLTEDFYDEHALGYDKAHGNAVILTLDMYNRDVYLAGFYKAKVYLDSGRLDKIRNKITPDLTEGNYKLAFEKYINLSYKYMGYKPGVNPDNILFNIWFQLIASVAIGGIAVGVMAYRSGGRVTVNRATYEDSSTSSVIDRQDRYIRTTVTKRKIEKNNNNGGGGGGGGGTSRGGHSHSGSRGSF, encoded by the coding sequence ATGGCAACACTCATTTTATTGGTGATTACTCTCGTTTCTCCATTGATTCCAATGTCAGTGGTATCGGCGGCAGACAGCAAAAACCTGATTTACGATGAAGCTAATCTGCTGAACGAGCAGGAGAAAAGTGAACTGAACGCATTGGCGAATGAATATGGGGCAGAGAGGCAGACGGATTTTGTTATTCTGACAACGAATAATACGGAGAATCAGGATGTACAGCTGCTGACCGAGGATTTCTATGATGAGCACGCTCTTGGGTATGATAAAGCGCATGGAAATGCGGTCATTCTAACGTTGGATATGTACAATCGGGATGTTTATCTGGCTGGATTCTATAAAGCCAAAGTTTATCTGGACAGTGGAAGGCTGGATAAAATTAGAAACAAAATTACTCCCGATCTGACAGAGGGGAATTACAAGCTTGCTTTTGAAAAATATATTAATCTCTCCTACAAATATATGGGATATAAGCCGGGCGTGAATCCTGATAATATTCTCTTCAATATCTGGTTCCAACTTATTGCGTCAGTAGCGATTGGAGGTATTGCTGTTGGGGTAATGGCCTATCGTTCTGGCGGACGTGTGACAGTCAACCGGGCGACCTATGAGGATTCAAGTACTTCCAGTGTAATCGATCGTCAGGATCGGTATATCCGTACAACGGTAACCAAACGCAAAATTGAGAAGAACAACAACAATGGTGGCGGAGGCGGCGGTGGCGGTGGTACCAGCCGAGGCGGTCATTCGCACAGTGGTAGTAGAGGATCTTTTTAG
- a CDS encoding glycoside hydrolase family 3 C-terminal domain-containing protein has product MSTHQIGVPLEGFAEFSRTVAAEGAVLLKNEGRALPIQKDENVSVFGRIQVNYYRSGTGSGGSVHVAYTTNLLDGLRSKKGLTVNEELAAVYEKWIEENPFDDGGKVWAAEPWNQKEMPLTDEVVSQARSKSSKAIVVIGRTAGEDQDNVDAPGSYRLTEDEKAMLKQVTNHFEQTIVVLNVSNIMDMSWLNDESYVHPIQSVIYSWHGGMEGGNAIADVLAGDVTPSGKLTDTIAYSIEDYPSTSNYGNEFKNLYQEDIYVGYRYFETFRPEKVQFEFGYGLSYTTFTTKAEDAKLISQDGENCIKVNVTVTNTGTTYAGKEVVQIYYEAPQGQLGKPAKALVAFGKTNLLQPGESQRLTVSFPVDSMASYDDAGVTGHASAYVLEPGTYRLYVGTSVKNVEHISIDGQDGYVVETIQLVEQLQEAMAPTESFTRMKPGVRKDDGSYELIYADVPTRQVSMAERIEQCLPQTLEQTGNQGYKLRDVKDGKVSLEAFIAQLSDQDLAAIVRGEGMSSPLVTSGTASAFGGVSDSLFNYGIPVACTADGPSGIRMDSGEKATQVSIGTLLAATWNAELVEELYVMEGQELLRNQVDALLGPGLNIRRSPMNGRNFEYFSEDPLISGVFAAACTKGIMKGGSNATLKHFACNNQEKHRSKVDAVVSERALREIYLKGFEIAVKEGGANSIMTSYNPINGHWAASNYDLNTTILRGEWGFQGIVMTDWWAIMNDGVEGGPADRKNTNWMVRAQNDLYMVVPNYGAEINGWDDNTIESLENGTLTRGELQRSAMNICEFIMNAPVFSRKHEIVENVASFQANASLSSEQAQVLAENAQVKPVVGEPVYMKVDEAGQYRIIVQIMSPEPELAQSACNVILNDQLMTTIQTNGTEGKWIRQKLVKVELEAGLYELKLDFTKPGLQIDWIEFKQV; this is encoded by the coding sequence TTGAGCACACATCAAATCGGAGTTCCATTGGAAGGGTTTGCAGAGTTTAGCCGTACGGTTGCCGCTGAAGGCGCAGTGCTTTTGAAGAACGAAGGACGAGCTCTTCCGATTCAGAAAGACGAAAACGTTTCAGTATTTGGACGGATTCAAGTCAACTATTATCGCAGTGGTACAGGCTCAGGCGGCAGCGTTCATGTGGCGTATACAACCAATCTGCTAGATGGTCTGCGCAGCAAAAAAGGACTTACGGTCAATGAAGAATTGGCAGCTGTCTATGAAAAATGGATTGAGGAAAACCCGTTTGATGACGGTGGAAAAGTATGGGCGGCAGAGCCTTGGAACCAGAAAGAAATGCCTTTAACGGATGAAGTGGTATCTCAAGCCAGAAGTAAATCCAGCAAAGCAATCGTGGTGATTGGACGTACAGCAGGCGAAGATCAGGATAACGTCGATGCACCAGGCAGCTACCGGTTGACGGAAGATGAGAAAGCGATGCTGAAGCAGGTCACGAATCATTTTGAACAAACGATCGTTGTGTTGAATGTTTCGAATATCATGGACATGAGCTGGTTGAATGATGAAAGTTATGTTCATCCAATCCAAAGTGTCATTTACTCGTGGCATGGCGGTATGGAGGGTGGTAATGCGATCGCCGATGTACTGGCCGGAGACGTTACACCAAGTGGTAAATTGACCGATACGATTGCGTATTCCATTGAAGATTATCCTTCCACAAGCAATTACGGGAATGAATTTAAGAACCTTTATCAAGAAGATATCTACGTAGGCTATCGTTATTTCGAAACGTTTCGACCTGAAAAAGTACAATTTGAATTTGGATACGGCTTGTCCTATACCACGTTCACAACCAAGGCTGAAGACGCAAAATTGATCTCCCAAGACGGAGAAAATTGCATTAAGGTGAATGTAACCGTAACCAATACGGGCACAACCTATGCCGGTAAAGAAGTAGTGCAGATCTATTATGAAGCCCCACAAGGTCAATTAGGGAAACCTGCGAAAGCTCTGGTGGCATTCGGCAAAACGAATCTGCTTCAGCCGGGTGAGTCTCAGCGTCTGACTGTGAGCTTCCCTGTAGATTCCATGGCTTCCTATGATGATGCTGGCGTAACAGGACATGCATCGGCGTATGTACTTGAGCCAGGAACATATCGTTTGTACGTGGGAACCAGTGTCAAAAATGTGGAGCATATCAGCATTGATGGCCAAGATGGCTACGTCGTAGAAACGATTCAACTCGTGGAACAGCTCCAGGAGGCAATGGCACCGACCGAAAGCTTTACGAGAATGAAGCCGGGAGTGCGCAAAGATGATGGATCTTACGAGCTGATCTATGCAGATGTACCGACGCGCCAAGTATCCATGGCTGAACGAATTGAACAATGCTTGCCGCAAACGCTGGAGCAAACCGGCAATCAGGGCTACAAGCTGAGAGACGTGAAGGATGGCAAAGTCAGCCTGGAGGCTTTTATCGCCCAATTGAGTGATCAGGACCTGGCAGCCATCGTGAGAGGTGAAGGCATGAGCAGCCCACTCGTTACATCGGGTACAGCTTCCGCATTTGGCGGTGTTAGTGACAGTCTGTTTAATTACGGAATCCCTGTTGCATGTACTGCAGATGGCCCATCCGGTATTCGTATGGATAGCGGGGAGAAGGCTACACAAGTTTCCATTGGAACTTTGCTTGCCGCAACATGGAATGCAGAACTCGTCGAAGAGCTGTATGTGATGGAAGGCCAGGAATTGCTGAGAAATCAGGTGGATGCACTGCTCGGGCCTGGATTGAATATTCGCCGGAGTCCGATGAACGGACGTAACTTTGAGTATTTCTCGGAAGATCCGCTGATTTCCGGTGTATTTGCTGCTGCATGTACAAAAGGAATCATGAAGGGTGGCTCTAATGCTACGCTGAAACATTTCGCCTGCAACAATCAGGAGAAACATCGCAGTAAAGTGGATGCTGTTGTATCTGAACGTGCCTTGCGTGAGATCTATCTGAAAGGGTTCGAAATTGCCGTAAAAGAAGGCGGTGCGAACTCGATCATGACCTCCTACAATCCGATTAATGGACATTGGGCAGCTTCGAACTATGATCTGAACACAACCATTCTTCGTGGAGAGTGGGGCTTCCAAGGTATCGTAATGACCGACTGGTGGGCTATTATGAATGATGGCGTTGAAGGTGGACCAGCAGATCGGAAAAACACCAACTGGATGGTTCGCGCTCAAAACGACCTGTACATGGTTGTACCTAACTATGGTGCAGAAATCAACGGCTGGGATGACAACACGATTGAATCTCTGGAAAATGGGACGTTGACACGTGGCGAGCTTCAGCGTTCAGCCATGAATATTTGTGAGTTCATCATGAATGCACCTGTCTTCTCCAGAAAACATGAGATTGTAGAGAATGTCGCTTCATTCCAAGCGAATGCTTCACTTTCCTCAGAGCAGGCACAAGTGCTGGCTGAGAATGCACAGGTCAAACCCGTTGTGGGCGAACCTGTCTACATGAAAGTAGACGAAGCAGGTCAATACCGGATTATTGTACAGATCATGTCTCCTGAGCCGGAACTGGCTCAAAGTGCATGTAATGTGATTCTCAATGATCAATTGATGACGACCATTCAAACCAATGGTACTGAAGGTAAATGGATCAGACAGAAACTTGTCAAAGTGGAGTTGGAAGCAGGCTTGTACGAATTGAAGCTGGACTTCACCAAACCAGGTCTGCAGATTGACTGGATCGAATTCAAACAAGTGTAA
- a CDS encoding alpha-L-fucosidase: MGFYAFIHFTMNTFTDQEWGTGDEDPDIFSPSHLSARQWVQVCKSAGMTGLILTCKHHDGFCLWPSQYTNHTVAASPWRNGAGDLVKEVADACLEGGLKFGIYLSPWDRHEASYGDSELYNAFFKNQLRELLTQYGPIFCVWFDGACGEGPNGKRQVYDWDSYYALIRELQPEAVISVCGPDVRWCGNEAGHTRTSEWSVVPAYLQDNEKIQEQSQQVDDGEFASRINTQDADLGSREVIRQHEGKLIWYPAEVNTSIRPGWFYHASEDDHIKSLEELLAIYDGAVGGNANFLLNLPPDRRGLIHEQDVERLQQVGDFLRSTYRQSLAVGARIQASDTMDEEHAATQVLLEESDTFWCPSEGTELAWLEVELSEEKRFDRVVLMEHIRSGQRIEQFTLEAKGESGDWQELYSGTIVGHKRICSFEPFTAKTIRLTIHESRWYPTLSWLGIYLSKQEMHEAADQAVTFVDKPILDSSHGK, encoded by the coding sequence ATGGGGTTCTATGCATTTATTCATTTTACCATGAATACGTTCACAGATCAGGAGTGGGGAACGGGAGATGAAGATCCCGATATCTTTAGCCCTTCTCATCTGAGTGCCCGGCAATGGGTTCAGGTGTGCAAGTCTGCTGGTATGACCGGATTAATTCTCACATGCAAGCATCACGATGGGTTTTGTTTATGGCCAAGCCAGTACACGAATCATACGGTAGCCGCCAGCCCTTGGCGAAATGGTGCGGGTGATCTGGTAAAAGAGGTTGCTGATGCCTGCCTTGAAGGCGGGTTGAAGTTCGGTATCTATCTGTCTCCATGGGACCGTCATGAAGCATCCTACGGAGATTCGGAGCTATACAACGCATTTTTCAAAAATCAGCTGCGTGAACTGTTAACCCAATATGGTCCAATTTTCTGCGTGTGGTTCGATGGGGCTTGCGGAGAGGGGCCAAATGGGAAAAGGCAGGTCTACGATTGGGATTCCTATTATGCACTGATTCGGGAGTTGCAGCCAGAGGCTGTAATTTCGGTATGTGGGCCGGATGTTCGCTGGTGCGGCAATGAGGCAGGTCATACAAGGACTTCGGAATGGAGCGTCGTTCCTGCCTACTTGCAAGATAATGAGAAGATCCAGGAGCAATCCCAGCAGGTGGATGATGGTGAGTTTGCCAGCAGAATTAATACACAGGATGCCGATTTGGGGAGTCGGGAGGTGATCCGGCAGCATGAGGGCAAGCTCATCTGGTATCCCGCAGAAGTGAACACGTCCATCCGTCCGGGGTGGTTCTATCATGCAAGCGAGGACGATCACATCAAATCGCTGGAGGAACTGCTTGCCATCTATGATGGAGCGGTTGGGGGCAACGCCAATTTTCTACTGAACCTTCCACCAGATCGACGCGGCCTTATTCACGAACAGGATGTTGAGCGGCTGCAGCAGGTCGGGGACTTTTTACGCAGTACATATCGGCAAAGTCTGGCTGTTGGAGCGAGGATTCAGGCCTCGGACACCATGGATGAAGAACATGCGGCTACCCAGGTCTTGCTTGAGGAATCGGATACGTTCTGGTGCCCATCTGAAGGAACTGAACTGGCTTGGCTGGAGGTGGAGCTGTCGGAGGAAAAGCGGTTCGACCGAGTCGTTCTTATGGAACATATTCGTTCAGGTCAACGAATTGAGCAGTTTACGCTGGAGGCAAAAGGAGAGAGTGGTGATTGGCAGGAGCTGTATTCCGGCACGATTGTTGGTCATAAACGAATCTGTAGTTTCGAACCTTTTACCGCCAAAACCATTCGTTTGACCATTCATGAGTCCAGATGGTACCCAACGTTGTCCTGGCTGGGTATATATCTGAGCAAACAAGAGATGCATGAAGCGGCCGATCAAGCCGTAACATTTGTAGATAAGCCGATTTTGGATTCATCCCATGGAAAATAG
- a CDS encoding SPFH domain-containing protein — MGFFKNQFSNVVEWEEFRDDMIFWKWSNREIKKGSKLIIRSGQDAIFLNNGKVEGIFEDEGSFNIDSEIIPFLSTLKGFKFGFNSGMRVEVLFVNTKEFTVRWGTQSPVLIPTPQLPGGMPIRANGTFNFKVSDYVTLIDKIAGIKQSYLVEDVKIRITSVLDQLLMKWISREGKDMFNLQANASDIAKGIQEDLDMQMMDIGIGITGFQVMSFNYPQEIQDMITKTASHEMIGNLQKYQQVSMTDGISSGKVKGGGAASDMAGMMMGMNMANEMMKNMNQNQNNQNQNSDQKPAGNPNSDAGASSSSGDHKKPNFCPNCGAKNEGANFCPNCGQKLG, encoded by the coding sequence ATGGGATTTTTCAAAAATCAATTTTCGAATGTGGTGGAATGGGAAGAGTTCAGAGATGATATGATTTTCTGGAAGTGGAGTAACCGTGAGATCAAGAAGGGAAGTAAACTGATTATCCGTTCGGGACAGGATGCGATCTTCCTGAATAACGGCAAGGTGGAAGGGATTTTTGAGGACGAAGGATCGTTTAATATCGATTCCGAGATCATTCCGTTTCTGTCTACCTTAAAAGGCTTCAAATTCGGATTCAACAGCGGCATGCGGGTCGAAGTGCTGTTTGTGAATACGAAGGAGTTTACGGTTCGGTGGGGTACGCAAAGCCCGGTATTGATTCCGACTCCTCAACTTCCAGGCGGGATGCCGATTCGTGCGAATGGTACGTTTAATTTTAAAGTGAGTGACTATGTGACATTGATCGATAAAATCGCGGGTATCAAGCAGAGCTATCTGGTCGAAGATGTCAAAATCCGGATTACGTCTGTGCTGGATCAGTTGCTAATGAAATGGATCAGCCGTGAGGGTAAGGACATGTTCAACCTGCAGGCGAATGCCTCGGATATTGCCAAAGGTATTCAGGAAGATCTGGATATGCAAATGATGGACATCGGGATCGGGATCACAGGCTTCCAGGTGATGAGCTTCAATTATCCGCAGGAGATCCAGGATATGATTACGAAGACGGCTTCACATGAAATGATCGGCAATTTGCAAAAGTATCAGCAGGTCAGCATGACTGATGGCATCTCATCCGGTAAAGTTAAGGGTGGCGGCGCTGCTTCGGATATGGCGGGCATGATGATGGGCATGAACATGGCAAATGAAATGATGAAGAACATGAATCAGAACCAGAATAACCAGAATCAGAATTCGGATCAAAAGCCTGCGGGTAATCCAAACAGCGATGCAGGTGCATCTTCTTCGTCTGGAGACCATAAAAAGCCGAACTTCTGTCCGAACTGTGGCGCCAAGAATGAAGGAGCAAATTTCTGTCCAAACTGTGGTCAGAAGTTGGGTTAA
- a CDS encoding DUF896 domain-containing protein gives MIPTLTRINELSRKAKAAGLTEMEKAEQIRLRQEYLQTFRGSINDILLNVTIYDPNGDDVTPDKLKQEQAQQNNN, from the coding sequence ATGATTCCAACATTGACCAGAATAAATGAACTTTCAAGAAAAGCCAAAGCCGCAGGGTTGACGGAGATGGAGAAAGCGGAACAAATTCGTCTGCGCCAGGAATACCTGCAAACCTTTCGCGGTTCGATCAACGATATTCTGCTGAATGTAACCATCTATGATCCGAACGGCGATGACGTCACTCCGGATAAACTGAAACAGGAACAGGCCCAACAAAATAATAACTGA
- a CDS encoding low temperature requirement protein A translates to MMEKKVTWLELFYDLLFVAAVSKAGHVLLHAEHGVISFEYLMKFVLIFIPVWWAWVGQTLFINRYGQDIFIHRVFLILQLLSVLVMTASLSVDFDQYYLPFFAGYIGSRALTAIQYFMIHNSKSEHQQKAARYLGVCFIIGILISTGSLFFDSWLRYAVLYVGIAVDIILPLIGRKNLVKVPIHTHHLLERFALFTLILLGESVVSIIAVLQMDHWDVRSVLFAAFTSIFVIAMWWQYFDNVEKKVSKEIQTAGQAIIYGHLFIYISMSMIAASIQLLYLNELNYGFMLAFVFGSVLLYFLSTSLVFHRYRHAHLRLRPRHLVFMLGIMAAFIVVDLIYRVPNYAIVGENMVFFLVYAKLTT, encoded by the coding sequence ATGATGGAAAAAAAGGTTACCTGGCTGGAGCTGTTCTATGATTTGCTCTTTGTAGCGGCAGTCTCCAAAGCGGGCCATGTCCTGCTGCATGCGGAACACGGCGTGATTTCGTTTGAATATCTGATGAAATTTGTTTTGATTTTCATTCCTGTCTGGTGGGCATGGGTCGGTCAGACCCTATTCATTAATCGTTATGGTCAGGATATCTTCATCCATCGAGTCTTTCTTATCCTTCAACTCCTGTCCGTTCTGGTGATGACGGCGAGCCTCTCGGTTGATTTTGATCAATACTATCTCCCCTTCTTTGCGGGTTATATCGGTTCGAGAGCTTTGACAGCCATTCAATATTTTATGATTCATAATTCCAAAAGCGAACATCAACAAAAAGCCGCCCGTTATCTGGGCGTATGCTTCATCATCGGTATATTGATCTCAACAGGTTCCCTGTTCTTTGATTCGTGGCTGCGATATGCGGTTTTGTACGTGGGAATTGCCGTGGATATCATTCTTCCGCTCATCGGACGCAAAAATCTGGTGAAGGTGCCGATACACACGCATCATTTATTGGAACGTTTTGCTCTGTTTACGCTTATCCTGCTCGGTGAGTCGGTTGTCAGTATCATTGCCGTGCTGCAAATGGATCACTGGGATGTACGATCTGTTCTATTCGCGGCGTTTACATCCATATTCGTGATTGCGATGTGGTGGCAGTATTTTGATAATGTTGAGAAAAAGGTTAGCAAAGAGATCCAGACCGCCGGGCAAGCGATCATCTACGGCCATCTGTTCATCTATATATCCATGAGCATGATTGCCGCTTCTATTCAACTTTTATACCTGAATGAACTCAATTATGGTTTCATGTTGGCCTTTGTATTTGGCTCGGTTCTGCTGTATTTTCTGTCCACCTCGCTGGTGTTCCACCGATACAGACATGCTCATCTGCGGCTACGTCCGCGTCACTTGGTGTTTATGCTGGGGATAATGGCCGCGTTTATCGTTGTGGATCTGATCTATCGGGTGCCTAATTATGCAATCGTGGGAGAGAACATGGTGTTCTTTCTTGTCTATGCCAAATTGACGACCTGA